The sequence TGGCGGCCCGGAGTTCGCTGTCGTCCGCGAGCGGCAGGATCCGCAGCGCGGGGGCGTGCAGGACAGCGGCACCCCTGCGCCGGAGGAGGGTGCCGAGCTCTTCCGCACGACGGGCGGCGGTCACCCCGACCGTGAATCCCGCGAGGGGTCCGTGCGTTGCGTCGTCGTCCTGCATGGCGTGATACCCGGCTCTCGTGGTCCCGCTGGTGCTCGGTGGTGCGGAGGGCCGAGACTGCCAACCCCGCGTGTCAGCTTCGGTTCGCCCGTATTTCCCGGCCGTTACGTCGCTCGACGCCCAGGAGTCATCCTCACACCTCCACGGCGCCGTGCCGGGGCTTCGCGGACACGGCTGCGGCGCGACGAAGGTATACCGCCCGGTGGGGGTGTGCCGCCTCAGCGCCCGGTGGCCGACGGGGGTTCGCGCATCAGCGCCGCGTCGCCCTCGGGCAGCCAGGAGCCGGGGGGCCGCTCCATCCACCCCTCCGACGCGGCGAGTCGACCGGCCGCCGCCCGCAGGGCGTCCAGTCCCGGATGACGCAGACCCTCGCGCCAGACCATCATCAGCGGTGAGAGCGGCACGGGAGCGACGAGCGGGCGCAGCACGGTGCCCGGCAGGGGCGGGAAGCCGACGACCGCGAGTACGGGGTTCCCCGTCTTGGCCATCACCCGTTGGAATTCGGCCACCCCGACGGCGAGCGGGGCGGGCGGCGCCAACTCGATGCCGTACTCGCCGAACAGCAGGGCGGCCAGGGCGGTCCACTCCCGGGTGCGTTCATTGCCGGCCCCCGCGTAGACGGTCTCCCCGCCCAGGTCGTCCAGCGCGACGGTTTCCCGCGCGGCCAGGGGGTGGGCGACGGGCAGCAGGACGGCCATCGGCTCGTACCGCACGGGCTGTACCCGGAGCCGGGCCCGCACCGCGGGATCGAGCCCGGCGGCCCGCCCGAACGAGACGTCGAGCCGTCCGGCGAGGATCTCGTCGGCCGCCCGGGTCAGCCCCGACTCGAAGCGCGCCATCAGCTCGCACGCCGGAGCGAGATCCCGCGCACGGGCCAGGACCCTGGCCGCGGTCATCCCGTCGGTGTTCAGATCGACGAGCAGCGGCCGGGCGGCCGGATCGGCGAAGGCGGCGGCGAGTTCCGCGTGCGCGTCGAGGACCCGCCGGGCGTACGGGAGCAGCCGTTCGCCGTCCGGGGTGAGCGAGACCCGGCGGGTGGTCCGGACGAACAGCTCCGCACCGAGTTCGCGCTCCAGGCGTCGGATGTCCCGGCTCAGCGCCTGCTGGGCGAGGAAGAGCCGGGCCGCGGCCCGGGTGAAGTGCAGCTCCTCCGCGACGGCGAGGAACGCGCGCAGGAGCCGGGGGTCGGTGTCGGGGACGCTCACCCCGCAGAATTTACAACACGGGTGCGTGAATGGGTACGGAGAAGGTGTTGGACCGTACGGACCGGGCGCCCTGAGGCTTGAGCCATGCCGATGCCCTCCGCCTCCCCCGACCGACCCGCCACCGGCCCGCTCCTCACCGTCTGCGGCGACCTGCTGATCATCGCCCCGCGGAATCCGGTGGCGCCGGCCCGGTCCGGGGCGAAGGCCGTAACCGGCCCTCCCGAGGCGGAGGCCGACCCGCTCCGCTCGGAGGCGGAAACCGTCCCGGTCCCTCCCGCGGCGGAAACCGTCGGACAACGGCCGCCCGGCGCGAAAGCCCACGCGAAGCTCCCTCCCACGGCCAACCCCTATCGCCGCCTGCTCGCCACCCCCGGCGCGCGGGCCTTCACCGCGGGCAACCTCATCGCCCGGCTGCCCCAGGGCATGTTCAGCGTCAGCGCGGTCATCATGATCGCCGGGTCACGCGATTCGTACGCCCTGGCCGGGGCCGTCACCGCGACCGGCCTGGCCGCGACGGCGGTGGTCGCCCCCTGGACGGCACGGCTCGTGGACCGCCACGGGCAGGCCCGGATCGCCGTGCCCGCCACCGCGATCGCCGTGCTCGGGTCCGTGGCCCTCCTGCTCTGCGTGCACTACGACGCCCCCGCCTGGACGCTCTTCGCCGCGTACGCCGCGACCGCGACCACCCCGAACACCGGCGGCATGTCCCGGGCCCGCTGGGCGCATCTGCACCGGGGCGATCCGGGCGCCCTGCACACCGCGAACTCCTTCGAGCAGTCCGTCGACGAACTCTGCTACATGCTCGGCCCGGTCGTCGCCGCGTTCCTGTGCGCGGGGCTGTTCCCCGAGGCCGGCACGCTCGTCGGCGCGATCCTGCTGATGACCGGCATGCTGGTCTTCGCCGCCCAGCGCTCGACCGAACCGCCGGTCGCCCCCCGTACCCACGCGGCCTCTCCCCTCCGTACCCCCGGCATGCCCGCCCTGCTCAGCGTCTTCCTCGCCACGGGGGCGGTGTTCGGAACCATGGAGGTCGTCTCGATCGCGCACGCCGGAGGCGCGATCCTCGCCCTTCAGGCGGGCGGTTCGTGCGTGGCGGGGCTGCTGTACGGGTCGCTGCGGCCCGCCGCGAACGTCGGGCGCCGGCTGCTGTTCTGCCTCGCGGGCATGACGGCGCTGATGTCGCTGCCGCTGCTGGCCGCCTCCACCACCGATTCCCTGACCGTGCTCGCCCTCTGTCTGCTGCTGGCGGGCGCGGCGACGGCGCCCACCATGGTCACCGGCATGACGGTGGTCCAGCGCCTGACACCCGCAGGACAGCTGAACGAGGGCATGACGCTCGCGGTCACCGCGCTGCTGGGCGGGATCGGGGCGGGGGCGGCGGCCGGCGGCTGGCTGGTGGAGCACGCCGGGACGGTGACCGGCTACGCGGCACCGATGTGCGCGGCGGGGCTGGCCCTGGTCATCGCGGCGGCGACGGCCGCTCGGCGCACCCGCCGAGCGGCATGACCGGCGGGCCGCGCGAGAGCGGCCCTCGATGACCTGCCCGCGCCGCAGGGCAGGAAAAAACCTCCGCCCCGCGAGTGAACTCGCGGGGCGGAGGCTTACATGGGGTGGTGGAGATGGCGGGAATCGAACCCGCGTCCAACGGTGCAGAACCAGGGCTTCTCCGAGTGCAGTTCGCTGCGCTTTTCTCGGCCCCGGAGGTCACACGAACAAGCCTCCGACAGGCCCAGTCACTGTTTGATTTCCTTCTACGCCCCGCGACCGGGCTTAGAAGTTTAGATCCCTAGTTGATGCCAGGATCCGGGTCGGGATCACCCCCGGGCTGACACTCCGCAGAGTCTTCGCTAGCTGCTAATTAGGCAGCGAGGGCGAAGGCGGAGGAATCGCGCTTGGAATTGGCGATTATTGTTTGCGACATATGGTTTACGAGATCATTGCCGCTTCCTCGACTCGCTTCCCCTGCTTCGACATCCGCTGTCGAAACCGATCATCCCCATGTTGATTTTTCAAACGCGCACCCGCTGTGAGGTGCACGGCCCATCGTACGTGACCAACGCCGGGCGATGCCAGCGTATTCCTGCTCAGGCGCTCCGCTGACGCCTGCGGACCGCCGCGATCGCACGGTTCGTCTCCCTCGTGTCCTGCTTCTCGCGCAGCGTCTGACGCTTGTCGAACTCCTTCTTGCCCTTCGCGAGCGCGATCTCGACCTTCACCCGGCCGTCCTTGAAGTACAGGGCGAGGGGCACGATGGTGTGGCCCGTCTCCTGGGACTTCGACTCCAGCTTGTCGATCTCGGCCCGGTGCAGCAGCAGCTTGCGCTTGCGCTTGGCCGTGTGGTTGGTCCAGGTGCCCTGGACGTACTCGGGGACGTGGATGTTGTGCAGCCACGCCTCGTGGCCGTCGATCTGGACGAACCCGTCGACCAGCGAGGCCCGGCCCATCCGCAGGGACTTGACCTCGGTGCCCATGAGGACGAGCCCGCACTCGTAGGTGTCGAGGATGTGGTAGTCGTGCCGCGCCTTCTTGTTCTGCGCGATCATCTTGCGCCCGGTGTCTTTTTCCTTGGCCATAGTGCGGTCATTTTCGCACTACGACCCGCCCCCGAGGCCACTCAATACTGTCTCGGCCCGTTCCTGGGCCCGTGCGTCGACCACGACGTCCGGTGTGATGCCCCGGCCGTCGACGTTGCGGCCCCCCGGTGTGCGGTAGTGCCCGACGGTCAGCTCGGCCACCGAACCCCCCGGAAGCTTGCTCGGCATCTGCACGGAGCCCTTGCCGAAGGTGGGCGAGCCGACGGTGACGGCGCGCCCCCGGTCCTGGAGGGCGCCGGTCAGCAGCTCGGCCGCGCTCATCGTGCCCCCGTCGACGAGAACCACGACGGGCCGGGCCGTATCGCCGCCGTTCTCGGCGTACAGGGCACGCTGGTCGCCGTGCACGTCGTACGTGGCGACCAGCCCGCCGTCCAGGAAGGCGGAGGCGGCGTCGGCCGCCTCGGTGACCAGGCCGCCGGAATTGGCGCGCAGGTCCAGCAGGATCCCGGCGTCGCCCGGTGCGGCGCGTACCGCGTCACGGACCTCGCCGCCGGCCCCCTTGGTGAAGGCGGCGACCTTGATCAGGACCGCCGACGAGGGCTCGTCGCCCAGGCGCCGGACGGTGACCGCCTCGGTGGTGAGCCGGGCCCGGCTCAGGGTCGTGGTCCAGGCGCGCCCGCCCCGTTCGAGGCCGAGGACCACGGTGCTGCCCTCGGCCGCTCCCGTACCGTCCCCGCGCAGCAGGGCGACGACCTCGGCGACGGGACGCTCGGCGACCCGGCCGCCGTCGACCGTACGCAGCAGGTCACCCCTGCGGATACCGGCCCGGTCCGCGGGGCTGCCGCTCTGCACCCGGGCCACGGCGACCCTGCCGCCGGAGGTGCGCCGGGCGGAGAGCCCGACACCCGTGTACGAGCCGTCGAGGGCCTGCTCGAACTCCTCGTACTCCCGCTCGTCGTACACCGCGCCCCAGCGGTCCCCGCTGCGGCTGACGGCTTCCTCGGCCGCGGCGGTGCCGGACTTCCCGTCGGCCTCGGCGTCGGCCGCGGCGTCCTCGATCTCGGCGCGGTCGACGGGGGCGAAGGTGGAGGCGATGGAGCGGGCCTGGATGTCCGGGCCCTGTTCCTCGTCGTACGGCAGGGACCCGGTGGCCGCGGCCGTGGCGAGGACGCATCCGAAGACCAAAGTCAGAGCCGCCCCGCGGCAGAGACCGCGGGGCCCGAAGCGGTGCGTGGGGCCTGACATGGCGTCGAGTCTAGGACAAGCCCCCTGTGGCGCACGGCTACTCGGCCGCACGCCCCAGGGGGCGCATGTCACACCTTGAGGTACTTGCGGAGCGCGAACAGCGCGGCAACGGCGGGCATCAGCAGCCCGATCGCGAGGACGAGCGGCAGCTTGGTCAGGACCGCGTCCCAGCCGATGAAGTCGATCAGGTTCAGCTTGTCCTTGAGTGCCAGTCCGCCGTCGATCAGGAAGTAACGGCCGCCGAGCAGCATGGCGCAGGCGAGCAGACCGCCGATCAGGCCGGCGACGGCCGCCTCCATGATGAACGGCATCTGGATGTAGAAGCCGGAGGCGCCGACGAGCCGCATGATGCCCGTCTCACGTCTGCGGCTGAACGCCGAGACCCGGACGGTGTTGACGATCAGGATCAGCGCGATGACCAGCATCAGCACCATCACGTATATCGCGACGACGTTCATGCCGTTCATCAGCCCGAAGAGGTTGTCCAGGATGCTGCGTTGGTCCTGGACGGACTGCACCCCGTCCCGTCCCGCGAAGGCCGTGGCGACGACCTTGTACTTCTTCGGGTCGTCGAGCTTGACCCGGAACGACTCCTGCATCTGGTCGGGCGTGATGTTGCCCGCCATCGGCGAGTCGCCGAACTGCTCCTGGTAGTGCTTGTACGCCTCGTCGACCGTCTCGAAGCTGACCTTCTGGACAGCGTCCATCTCTTCGAGATCGGACTTGATCTCCTTCTTCTGCTGCGGAGTGACGGCACCCTTGGCGCACTTGGGTACGTCCTTGGCGTCGCTCTTGTTGCAGAGGAAGATCGAGACGTTGACCTTGTCGTACCAGTAGTCCTTCATCGTGCTGACCTGCTCGCGCATGAGCAGCGCGCCGCCGAACAGGGCGAGCGAGAGGGCGACGGAGACCACGACCGCGAAGGTCATCGTGAGGTTGCGACGAAGACCGACGCCGATCTCCGACAGGACGAACTGGGCGCGCATGGCGTCCTTTCAGTACTCGATGCTCGGAGGGCGGGCCCTCTTCAGTGCTGGTATCCGTACACGCCGCGTGCCTGGTCGCGTACGAGACGGCCCTGCTCGAGCTCGATGACGCGCTTGCGCATCTGGTCGACGATGTTCTGGTCGTGCGTCGCCATGATCACAGTGGTGCCGGTCCGGTTGATCCGGTCCAGCAGCTTCATGATGCCGACGGAGGTCTGCGGGTCGAGGTTGCCGGTCGGCTCGTCCGCGATCAGCAGCATGGGGCGGTTGACGAAGGCCCTCGCGATCGCCACGCGCTGCTGCTCACCACCGGAGAGCTCACCGGGCATCCGGTCCTCCTTGCCGCCGAGACCGACGAGGTCGAGGACCTGGGGCACCGCCTTGC is a genomic window of Streptomyces sp. NBC_01237 containing:
- a CDS encoding LysR family transcriptional regulator — encoded protein: MSVPDTDPRLLRAFLAVAEELHFTRAAARLFLAQQALSRDIRRLERELGAELFVRTTRRVSLTPDGERLLPYARRVLDAHAELAAAFADPAARPLLVDLNTDGMTAARVLARARDLAPACELMARFESGLTRAADEILAGRLDVSFGRAAGLDPAVRARLRVQPVRYEPMAVLLPVAHPLAARETVALDDLGGETVYAGAGNERTREWTALAALLFGEYGIELAPPAPLAVGVAEFQRVMAKTGNPVLAVVGFPPLPGTVLRPLVAPVPLSPLMMVWREGLRHPGLDALRAAAGRLAASEGWMERPPGSWLPEGDAALMREPPSATGR
- a CDS encoding MFS transporter; translation: MPMPSASPDRPATGPLLTVCGDLLIIAPRNPVAPARSGAKAVTGPPEAEADPLRSEAETVPVPPAAETVGQRPPGAKAHAKLPPTANPYRRLLATPGARAFTAGNLIARLPQGMFSVSAVIMIAGSRDSYALAGAVTATGLAATAVVAPWTARLVDRHGQARIAVPATAIAVLGSVALLLCVHYDAPAWTLFAAYAATATTPNTGGMSRARWAHLHRGDPGALHTANSFEQSVDELCYMLGPVVAAFLCAGLFPEAGTLVGAILLMTGMLVFAAQRSTEPPVAPRTHAASPLRTPGMPALLSVFLATGAVFGTMEVVSIAHAGGAILALQAGGSCVAGLLYGSLRPAANVGRRLLFCLAGMTALMSLPLLAASTTDSLTVLALCLLLAGAATAPTMVTGMTVVQRLTPAGQLNEGMTLAVTALLGGIGAGAAAGGWLVEHAGTVTGYAAPMCAAGLALVIAAATAARRTRRAA
- the smpB gene encoding SsrA-binding protein SmpB gives rise to the protein MAKEKDTGRKMIAQNKKARHDYHILDTYECGLVLMGTEVKSLRMGRASLVDGFVQIDGHEAWLHNIHVPEYVQGTWTNHTAKRKRKLLLHRAEIDKLESKSQETGHTIVPLALYFKDGRVKVEIALAKGKKEFDKRQTLREKQDTRETNRAIAAVRRRQRSA
- a CDS encoding S41 family peptidase gives rise to the protein MSGPTHRFGPRGLCRGAALTLVFGCVLATAAATGSLPYDEEQGPDIQARSIASTFAPVDRAEIEDAAADAEADGKSGTAAAEEAVSRSGDRWGAVYDEREYEEFEQALDGSYTGVGLSARRTSGGRVAVARVQSGSPADRAGIRRGDLLRTVDGGRVAERPVAEVVALLRGDGTGAAEGSTVVLGLERGGRAWTTTLSRARLTTEAVTVRRLGDEPSSAVLIKVAAFTKGAGGEVRDAVRAAPGDAGILLDLRANSGGLVTEAADAASAFLDGGLVATYDVHGDQRALYAENGGDTARPVVVLVDGGTMSAAELLTGALQDRGRAVTVGSPTFGKGSVQMPSKLPGGSVAELTVGHYRTPGGRNVDGRGITPDVVVDARAQERAETVLSGLGGGS
- the ftsX gene encoding permease-like cell division protein FtsX: MRAQFVLSEIGVGLRRNLTMTFAVVVSVALSLALFGGALLMREQVSTMKDYWYDKVNVSIFLCNKSDAKDVPKCAKGAVTPQQKKEIKSDLEEMDAVQKVSFETVDEAYKHYQEQFGDSPMAGNITPDQMQESFRVKLDDPKKYKVVATAFAGRDGVQSVQDQRSILDNLFGLMNGMNVVAIYVMVLMLVIALILIVNTVRVSAFSRRRETGIMRLVGASGFYIQMPFIMEAAVAGLIGGLLACAMLLGGRYFLIDGGLALKDKLNLIDFIGWDAVLTKLPLVLAIGLLMPAVAALFALRKYLKV
- the ftsE gene encoding cell division ATP-binding protein FtsE: MIRFDNVSKTYPKQTRPALRDVSLDIEKGEFVFLVGSSGSGKSTFMRLILREERASTGMVHVLGKDLARLSNWKVPQMRRQLGTVFQDFRLLPNKTVAENVAFAQEVIGKPRGEIRKAVPQVLDLVGLGGKEDRMPGELSGGEQQRVAIARAFVNRPMLLIADEPTGNLDPQTSVGIMKLLDRINRTGTTVIMATHDQNIVDQMRKRVIELEQGRLVRDQARGVYGYQH